A stretch of the Vibrio gazogenes genome encodes the following:
- a CDS encoding glycoside hydrolase family 3 N-terminal domain-containing protein, whose amino-acid sequence MSIYKDASYTTSERVHDLLSQMTIEEKIAQLGAQWLILDEQGDHQERELEFTNQAVSRSVKEKLMHGLGQITRPLGTHIVDPVTGVKALNQLQKYLVEETRLGIPAIAHEECLVGLMAKDATLYPASINYGHTWNPELIEQVAQDISRQAKAIGAKQGLSPVLDVSRDVRWGRTEETLAEDPYLVGMIATSYVKGLQGKDRDFIATLKHYVGHSASEGARNHAPVNIGFKTLNDTFLLPFEMAVKLGNAGSVMPAYHDIDGEPCHSSAYLLTEILRHRWGFDGLVVADYGGVELLSEHHATATDRVDAAAQSFNAGLDVELPDDTCAIYLTEAIERGLITEEKINEIVTRILSVKFELGLFENPYTPLPTEALHNDASEKLAYQAAGESIVLLKNDGHLPMSQQTKVALIGPTADDPLALLSGYSFPVHLILGGSNASERVAKSIKEALEERVNLIGYQKGCDILPERNSGAPVFPGDVDIAVTQDKVSPVSLDTSAIASSVSIIDDADIAVVCVGDLAGLFQTGTTGEGSDADSLNLPGVQQQLIDAALDRGKPVVVLVTGGRPYRLGRAEDEAAAIVYGWEPGQGGADAIADMLTGVINPSGRLTVSIPKNVGAVPYFYNHKLKSSGTPIAFHFGSQFNFGFGLSYTHFDYTNATLAKTEYDFDESVALSVMITNSGERDGADVVQLYVRDKVCSVVRPVKELKGFKKVYLKAGEQKTVTFHLPVDMLNFTDASNQRVVEGGEFELMIGRSSQAIESRHTIHVRGSKKVLPQAWDMVCDVTVE is encoded by the coding sequence ATGTCAATATACAAAGATGCGAGCTACACAACGTCTGAACGTGTGCATGACCTACTGTCACAGATGACAATCGAAGAAAAAATCGCGCAGTTAGGCGCACAATGGCTGATACTCGACGAACAAGGTGATCATCAGGAACGTGAGCTGGAATTCACAAATCAGGCTGTTTCGCGTTCCGTCAAAGAAAAGCTCATGCATGGTCTGGGGCAGATCACGCGTCCTCTCGGCACACATATTGTTGATCCCGTGACTGGCGTCAAAGCACTCAATCAACTCCAAAAATATCTTGTCGAAGAAACCCGATTGGGTATCCCTGCGATTGCTCATGAGGAATGTCTTGTCGGTCTGATGGCCAAAGATGCCACCCTGTATCCCGCGTCGATCAATTATGGCCATACGTGGAACCCGGAGTTGATCGAGCAGGTCGCGCAAGATATCAGCCGTCAGGCAAAAGCTATCGGTGCCAAACAAGGGTTATCACCGGTATTGGATGTGTCTCGCGATGTGCGCTGGGGGCGTACTGAAGAGACATTAGCCGAAGACCCTTATCTTGTCGGCATGATCGCCACCAGCTACGTCAAAGGATTACAAGGCAAAGACCGCGATTTTATTGCCACCCTGAAACACTATGTCGGTCACTCAGCCAGTGAAGGTGCGCGTAACCATGCACCAGTCAATATCGGTTTTAAAACACTCAATGATACCTTCCTGCTCCCCTTTGAAATGGCGGTTAAACTCGGCAACGCCGGTTCTGTCATGCCCGCTTATCATGATATCGACGGTGAACCCTGTCATAGCTCGGCGTACTTGCTGACCGAAATTCTGCGTCATCGGTGGGGCTTTGATGGTCTGGTCGTGGCTGACTACGGCGGTGTGGAGTTGCTGAGCGAACATCACGCCACCGCGACAGACCGTGTGGATGCAGCAGCACAATCCTTTAATGCGGGGCTTGATGTTGAATTACCGGACGACACGTGTGCAATTTATCTCACCGAAGCTATCGAACGCGGTTTGATTACAGAAGAAAAAATTAACGAAATCGTTACCCGTATTCTATCCGTCAAATTTGAATTGGGTCTATTTGAAAACCCTTACACTCCCCTGCCGACCGAAGCACTGCACAATGACGCGAGTGAGAAGCTGGCCTACCAAGCCGCAGGCGAGTCGATTGTCTTACTGAAAAACGATGGTCATCTGCCGATGTCGCAACAGACCAAAGTTGCGCTAATCGGGCCGACAGCCGATGATCCTTTAGCACTGCTCTCCGGTTATAGTTTCCCTGTTCACCTCATTTTGGGGGGAAGTAATGCCAGCGAACGCGTGGCTAAATCGATTAAAGAAGCGTTAGAGGAACGTGTCAATCTCATTGGTTATCAAAAAGGGTGTGACATTCTGCCTGAACGTAACAGCGGTGCACCGGTATTCCCCGGGGATGTCGATATCGCAGTAACACAAGACAAAGTCTCCCCTGTCAGTCTGGATACATCCGCGATTGCGTCGTCCGTATCAATCATCGATGACGCAGACATCGCTGTGGTGTGCGTCGGGGACTTGGCAGGATTATTCCAAACCGGTACGACGGGCGAAGGTTCAGATGCAGACTCGCTGAATCTGCCGGGCGTTCAGCAACAACTGATCGATGCCGCATTAGATCGCGGTAAACCGGTCGTAGTCCTCGTCACGGGTGGCCGACCATATCGTTTGGGACGCGCTGAAGACGAAGCCGCTGCGATTGTCTATGGCTGGGAGCCCGGACAAGGTGGTGCCGATGCGATTGCAGATATGCTCACGGGGGTGATCAACCCAAGTGGTCGCCTGACCGTTTCGATTCCGAAAAATGTCGGTGCCGTCCCCTACTTCTACAACCATAAACTGAAAAGCTCCGGCACACCGATCGCATTCCACTTCGGTTCCCAGTTCAACTTCGGTTTTGGGCTCAGTTACACCCACTTCGACTATACCAATGCGACACTGGCCAAAACCGAATATGATTTTGATGAGTCCGTGGCGCTGTCGGTGATGATTACCAACAGCGGTGAACGTGACGGTGCAGACGTCGTCCAGTTATATGTCCGGGATAAAGTCTGTTCGGTTGTCCGCCCGGTCAAAGAACTGAAAGGCTTTAAAAAGGTTTACTTAAAAGCCGGAGAACAGAAAACAGTCACCTTCCATTTACCGGTTGATATGCTGAATTTTACCGACGCTTCCAACCAGCGCGTTGTCGAAGGTGGCGAGTTTGAACTGATGATTGGCCGTTCTTCACAAGCGATTGAATCGCGCCATACCATCCACGTCAGGGGGAGCAAAAAAGTGCTGCCGCAAGCATGGGATATGGTCTGTGATGTCACGGTAGAATAG
- a CDS encoding helix-turn-helix transcriptional regulator codes for MGAAMNKPSNKESVQDTVARLRASRNQQQPKTGKNATYSSEERSQLNTPTRSKASKNAKAVSAAERKTEANKIIKQLLLGELTQGQALKYLRLHILGLKQDVFARLVDVSRKTLSDIENDRGSYNTEILNKVFKPFGLKVGLLPSSPDVLQSLLIDGEAG; via the coding sequence ATGGGGGCTGCTATGAATAAGCCAAGCAATAAAGAGTCCGTACAAGATACGGTGGCTCGCCTAAGAGCAAGCCGAAATCAACAGCAGCCCAAGACTGGGAAGAATGCAACTTATTCGAGCGAAGAGCGATCGCAACTTAATACTCCAACTCGATCGAAAGCCTCAAAAAACGCCAAAGCAGTAAGTGCAGCAGAACGCAAAACCGAAGCGAACAAGATCATCAAGCAACTATTACTTGGTGAGCTTACACAGGGTCAAGCATTGAAATATTTACGTCTTCATATACTGGGACTCAAACAGGATGTGTTCGCCAGACTTGTCGATGTTTCAAGAAAAACACTCTCAGATATAGAGAATGATCGGGGCAGCTACAATACAGAAATTCTCAACAAGGTATTCAAACCATTTGGCTTAAAAGTCGGGCTGCTACCGTCTTCTCCCGATGTATTACAATCGTTATTAATAGATGGTGAGGCTGGGTAA
- a CDS encoding HEPN domain-containing protein, protein MKTALDHLPERKQQELHTITTVLRDTLDDFLRNKNGSKAEFRILKIILFGSYAKGTWVSDRPNGYISDYDILVIVNRSSLVEEYAVWHSAEEQIARRVTSAPLGLIVHTLNDVHQQLQQGHYFFADIREQGIELFSADKRELPMPGNLSEAERVAVATKHFQHWFKSAESYFLGYGDYTRRQDYAVAAFMLHQTTERLFACTLLVCTNYLPKTHNIESLRSMCAQQDPAFAELFPMDNKFHRRSFQRLKRAYIDARYSEHYEITAEELTYLQSEVDKLREITEQVCRGRIAP, encoded by the coding sequence ATGAAAACAGCACTCGACCACCTCCCGGAGCGGAAGCAACAAGAACTTCACACCATCACCACCGTATTACGCGATACGTTGGATGATTTTCTGCGCAACAAAAATGGCAGCAAGGCTGAGTTTCGCATTCTTAAAATTATCTTGTTCGGCAGCTATGCCAAAGGCACATGGGTCAGTGACCGACCCAACGGTTATATCAGCGACTACGATATTCTGGTGATCGTCAACCGCTCATCATTGGTCGAAGAGTACGCGGTGTGGCACAGCGCCGAAGAGCAGATCGCGCGTCGCGTCACCTCTGCCCCACTCGGCTTGATCGTCCACACGCTCAATGATGTCCATCAGCAGCTCCAGCAAGGTCATTACTTCTTTGCTGATATTCGTGAACAGGGCATTGAACTGTTCAGCGCTGATAAGCGAGAGCTGCCCATGCCGGGGAATTTAAGTGAAGCAGAGCGAGTGGCGGTTGCAACCAAACATTTTCAGCACTGGTTTAAAAGTGCAGAGTCATATTTTCTAGGCTACGGTGATTATACTCGGCGACAGGATTATGCAGTTGCTGCATTCATGCTCCATCAGACTACCGAACGCCTGTTCGCCTGCACCCTATTGGTGTGTACCAACTATCTGCCGAAAACCCACAATATTGAAAGCCTGCGCTCGATGTGCGCCCAGCAAGATCCGGCCTTTGCCGAGCTATTCCCGATGGACAACAAGTTCCACCGCCGCAGCTTCCAGCGCCTTAAACGCGCCTACATCGATGCCCGTTATTCCGAGCATTACGAGATCACCGCCGAAGAACTGACGTATTTACAAAGTGAAGTGGATAAATTGCGGGAGATAACCGAACAGGTTTGTCGGGGGCGGATCGCACCCTAG
- the alsE gene encoding D-allulose 6-phosphate 3-epimerase — translation MSEHIHISPSLMTMDLDQFKEQITFLNDHVDSFHIDIMDGHFVPNLSLSPWFIEQTRKLSNKPMSAHLMVTDPTFWVQQLINIQCEFICMPAENTNGTAFRLIDQIHAAGLKAGVVLNPETPVSAILPYIDLLDKVTIMTVDPGFAGQRFLVKMLDKITELRQLRDAHDYHYLIEMDGSTNKEHWQVIHAVKPDIYVIGRSGLFNLTDNIESSWLQMVAEFEQATGETFR, via the coding sequence TGACTATGGACCTTGATCAATTTAAAGAGCAGATTACTTTTTTAAACGATCACGTTGATTCATTTCATATTGATATTATGGATGGACATTTTGTCCCAAACTTAAGTTTATCGCCGTGGTTTATTGAACAGACCCGTAAACTGAGCAATAAACCGATGTCCGCCCATTTGATGGTCACTGACCCGACATTCTGGGTGCAGCAACTGATCAATATCCAATGTGAATTCATCTGTATGCCAGCAGAAAACACCAATGGCACCGCTTTTCGTCTGATCGACCAAATCCATGCTGCCGGGCTCAAGGCCGGTGTGGTGTTAAACCCCGAGACACCGGTGAGCGCGATTCTGCCGTATATCGATCTGCTTGATAAAGTCACCATCATGACAGTTGACCCGGGATTCGCTGGACAACGATTCTTGGTCAAGATGCTCGACAAAATTACCGAGTTAAGACAGTTGCGTGACGCGCATGACTACCACTATCTGATTGAAATGGATGGCTCAACCAATAAAGAGCACTGGCAAGTGATCCATGCTGTCAAACCCGATATTTATGTGATTGGGCGTAGCGGGCTGTTCAATTTGACGGATAATATTGAAAGTTCATGGCTCCAAATGGTGGCTGAGTTTGAACAAGCGACGGGGGAAACGTTTCGTTAG